A DNA window from Mycolicibacter hiberniae contains the following coding sequences:
- a CDS encoding acyl-CoA carboxylase subunit beta has translation MTTMAPDTVGESLDPRDPLLRLSTFFDDGTVELLHERDRSGVLAAGGTVNGVRTIAFCTDGTVMGGAMGIEGCDHIVNAYDTAIAEQSPIVGLWHSGGARLAEGVRALHAVGRVFEAMIRASGFVPQISVVVGFAAGGAAYGPALTDVIVMAPEGRVFVTGPDVVRSVTGEDVDMAALGGPDTHHKKSGVCHIVADDELDAYARGRRLVGLFCQQGHFDRNKAEAGEIDLHALLPESARRAYDVHPLVLGLLDSDAPFDEFQAKWAPSMVVGLGRLSGRTVGVLANNPLRLGGCLNSESAEKAARFVRLCDAFGIPLIVIVDVPGYLPGVGQEWGGVVRRGAKLLHAFGEATVPRVTLVTRKTYGGAYIAMNSRSLGATKVFAWPDAEVAVMGAKAAVGILHKKKLAAAPDDEREALHEELAAEHERIAGGVDSAIDIGVVDEKIDPSHTRGKITQALAEAPARRGRHKNIPL, from the coding sequence ATGACGACCATGGCTCCCGATACGGTGGGCGAATCGCTCGACCCGCGCGATCCCCTGTTGCGTCTGTCGACGTTCTTCGACGACGGCACCGTGGAGTTGCTGCACGAGCGTGACCGCTCCGGGGTGCTGGCCGCCGGAGGCACCGTCAACGGGGTGCGCACCATCGCGTTCTGCACCGACGGCACCGTGATGGGCGGTGCGATGGGCATCGAGGGCTGCGACCACATCGTCAACGCCTACGACACCGCGATCGCCGAACAGAGCCCCATCGTGGGGCTGTGGCACTCCGGCGGCGCCCGGCTGGCCGAGGGCGTGCGAGCCCTGCACGCGGTGGGGCGGGTTTTCGAGGCCATGATCCGGGCCTCGGGGTTCGTCCCGCAGATCTCGGTGGTGGTCGGTTTCGCCGCCGGCGGCGCCGCCTACGGTCCGGCGCTGACCGATGTCATCGTGATGGCGCCGGAGGGCCGGGTGTTCGTCACCGGCCCCGATGTGGTGCGCAGCGTCACCGGTGAGGACGTCGACATGGCCGCCCTCGGCGGCCCCGACACCCACCACAAGAAGTCCGGGGTGTGCCACATCGTCGCCGACGACGAGCTGGACGCCTACGCGCGTGGCCGCCGCCTGGTCGGGTTGTTCTGCCAGCAGGGTCATTTCGACCGCAATAAGGCCGAGGCGGGCGAGATCGACCTGCACGCGCTGCTGCCGGAGTCCGCGCGCCGCGCCTATGACGTGCACCCGCTGGTGCTCGGGCTGCTCGACTCCGACGCCCCCTTCGATGAGTTCCAGGCCAAGTGGGCGCCGTCGATGGTGGTCGGGTTGGGCCGGCTCTCGGGCCGCACGGTCGGCGTGCTGGCCAACAACCCGCTGCGGCTGGGCGGCTGCCTGAACTCCGAAAGCGCGGAGAAGGCGGCACGTTTCGTGCGGCTGTGCGACGCGTTCGGCATTCCGCTGATCGTGATCGTCGACGTGCCGGGCTACCTGCCCGGGGTCGGGCAGGAATGGGGCGGCGTGGTGCGCCGCGGCGCCAAGCTGTTGCACGCGTTCGGCGAGGCCACCGTCCCCCGCGTCACGCTGGTCACCCGCAAGACCTACGGCGGGGCCTACATCGCGATGAACTCGCGGTCGTTGGGCGCCACCAAGGTCTTCGCCTGGCCGGACGCCGAGGTCGCGGTGATGGGCGCCAAGGCCGCCGTGGGCATCCTGCACAAGAAGAAGCTGGCCGCCGCGCCCGACGACGAGCGCGAGGCGCTGCACGAAGAGCTGGCCGCCGAGCACGAGCGGATCGCCGGCGGAGTGGACAGCGCCATCGACATCGGCGTGGTCGACGAGAAGATCGACCCGTCCCACACCCGCGGCAAGATCACTCAGGCGCTGGCCGAGGCGCCCGCCCGCCGCGGCCGCCACAAGAACATCCCGCTCTAG